DNA sequence from the Deltaproteobacteria bacterium RBG_16_64_85 genome:
CTTCCCCCCGACCATTTCCGCCAGCCCGTCGTACCGTCCTCCCGCGGCCACGGTGTTCTGGGCCCCCATCCCGGGGATGACGAATTCGAACGTGGTCCTCCGGTAATAATCGAGCCCGCGAACCATCCGGGGATTCCGGGAAAACGGAATCCCGATCGCCGCGAGCTCCTTCTCGACGGACTCGAAGTGGAGCCGGCAGTCGTCGCAGAGGGAATCCAGGATCGACGGCGCGCCGGCCGTGGCCTGCATGCACCGGTCGGACTTGCAGTCGATCACCCGGAGCGGGTTCTGGACGCGGCGGCGCCGGCAGTCCTCGCACAGGGTTCCTTCCCGGGAGGCAAGGAAGGCGGAAAGCTTCCGATGGTATTGCGGGCGGCACGCGGGGTCCCCGAGGGAGTTGATCTCCAGGGAAACGGTGGTCAACCCTGTTTCCGCGAGAAACCCGGAGAGGAAGGTCAGCACCTCGACGTCCGCGTACGGCGAGTCGGTGCCGAACAGCTCCGCTCCGAACTGGTGGAACTGGCGCAGGCGCCCCTTCTGGGGACGTTCGTGGCGGAACATCGGGCCCGCGTAGCACAGGCGAACCGGCCATTCCGCAAGCCCGGCCCGATGCTCGAGGAGGGCGCGAACCACCGGCGCAGTCCCTTCCGGCCGCATCGTGAGGCCCTCTCCGGAGCGGTCGGTGAAGGAATACATCTCTTTCTCGACGATGTCGGTGCTCTCCCCCACGGCCCGGGCGAACAGCTCGGTTCTCTCCAGGATGGGGGTCCGGATCTGACGAAAGCCGAAACGCGCGGCATGCGCGAGATACGCGGCCTCAAGGGCGGCCCACCTTGCCGACTCGGGGGGAAGAATGTCCTTCATCCCCCGCACGGAGGGGACGGTCATGACACGTTTTGCGGGGTCGCGAGATAGACCACGTTGCGCGTGGAATCTTTTCCCCTGTACATCGCCTGATCGGCCATGCTGAGGAGGTTCTGCTTGGTGGACGCGTGCTCGGGAAAGGCCGCGATCCCGATGGAGAGGGTGAGGCGGATGGCGAGGCCGAAATCCTGTCCGAACGTCTTCCCTTCGACCATTTTGCGCATCCTTTCCGCGACGAGCAGCGCATCCTCGGCGTTCGTCTCCACGAGCAGGACCACGAACTCGTCCCCCCCGTAGCGAACAACGGTGTCCGTCTCGCGGACGCAGGAGCGCAATACCGCTCCGACCTCCACCAGGACCCGGCTGCCCACCAGGTGGCCGTAGGCGTCGTTCACGCGCTTGAAGAAGTCCAGGTCCATAAAAAGGACCGAAAAAAAGTTCCGGTACCGCTCGGACCGCTTCAGCTCCCTGTCCAGAACGACGTTCAGGTAGCGGCTATTGTACTGTTTCGTGAGATCGTCGATGTAGATCAGGTTCTGCGTCTCGACGCTGCGCTCGGCGTTCAGCAGAGCGAACCGGGCCTGGCGGTAGAAGAAGTTCAGGAACGGGCTGTCGAGGACGTCGATACCGGGGGTGCCTCGCATGG
Encoded proteins:
- a CDS encoding histidine--tRNA ligase; the protein is MTVPSVRGMKDILPPESARWAALEAAYLAHAARFGFRQIRTPILERTELFARAVGESTDIVEKEMYSFTDRSGEGLTMRPEGTAPVVRALLEHRAGLAEWPVRLCYAGPMFRHERPQKGRLRQFHQFGAELFGTDSPYADVEVLTFLSGFLAETGLTTVSLEINSLGDPACRPQYHRKLSAFLASREGTLCEDCRRRRVQNPLRVIDCKSDRCMQATAGAPSILDSLCDDCRLHFESVEKELAAIGIPFSRNPRMVRGLDYYRRTTFEFVIPGMGAQNTVAAGGRYDGLAEMVGGKERIPAIGFAIGVERLLMLLGEGEGEGRAVEVFLVTSNSRFLDEAFRWKMELIGRGVRAEMDYEGRSVKAQFRRADRSGASAVVVFGDSEDARGAVGFRDMAAGSQEEIPKDEAMRRLIRLTKEE